One Kitasatospora sp. NBC_01287 DNA window includes the following coding sequences:
- a CDS encoding DUF1918 domain-containing protein produces MRADVGDKIHIHSRSVGMDELQGEIIEVRGQDGEPPYMVRFADGHVGLLYPGPDSMIEHRSAQA; encoded by the coding sequence ATGCGTGCAGACGTAGGCGACAAGATCCACATCCACAGCCGGTCGGTCGGCATGGACGAGCTCCAGGGCGAGATCATCGAGGTGCGCGGCCAGGACGGCGAGCCCCCGTACATGGTCAGGTTCGCCGACGGTCACGTGGGACTGCTCTACCCCGGGCCGGACAGCATGATCGAGCACCGGTCCGCCCAGGCCTGA
- a CDS encoding 4'-phosphopantetheinyl transferase superfamily protein: MDEVAGVTGGRGDGQADGRVEVHWVAVTPDNAAAAEAEAARGVLDAEELRRAAVFRRAEDRALYQVAHVALRRLLGQRLDRAPGSVTFRRAACPGCGEPHGRPEQADAPGLEFSLSHASGLALIALAADPVGADVELAGAFEQGAAADVVTQLHPVERAELAALAERAPDRWAAGALRCWVRKEAYLKGTGMGLGQGADQDYVGLGPGFGTGPAASARPPAGWELRAIEVPPGFDAAIALRLRPGSAGEAVRVRTAELRLA; encoded by the coding sequence GTGGACGAGGTGGCAGGGGTGACAGGAGGCCGGGGCGATGGCCAGGCCGACGGTCGGGTCGAGGTCCACTGGGTGGCGGTGACACCGGACAACGCGGCCGCGGCCGAGGCCGAGGCCGCGCGTGGGGTCCTCGACGCGGAGGAGCTGCGGCGTGCCGCGGTCTTCCGGCGGGCCGAGGACCGGGCGCTCTACCAGGTCGCCCACGTGGCGCTGCGGCGGCTGCTGGGCCAGCGGCTGGACCGGGCGCCGGGCTCGGTGACCTTCCGGCGGGCCGCCTGCCCGGGCTGCGGGGAGCCGCACGGCCGACCCGAGCAGGCCGACGCCCCCGGCCTCGAATTCTCGCTCTCGCACGCCAGCGGGCTGGCGTTGATCGCGCTGGCGGCCGACCCGGTCGGCGCCGACGTCGAGCTGGCCGGCGCCTTCGAGCAGGGGGCCGCCGCGGACGTGGTCACCCAGCTGCACCCGGTCGAGCGGGCCGAACTGGCCGCGCTGGCCGAGCGGGCGCCGGACCGCTGGGCCGCCGGGGCACTGCGCTGCTGGGTGCGCAAGGAGGCCTACCTCAAGGGCACCGGGATGGGGCTCGGCCAGGGCGCGGACCAGGACTACGTGGGTCTGGGGCCCGGGTTCGGCACCGGGCCGGCCGCTTCGGCGCGGCCGCCGGCGGGCTGGGAGCTGCGGGCGATCGAGGTCCCGCCGGGGTTCGACGCGGCGATCGCGCTGCGACTGCGGCCCGGCTCGGCCGGCGAGGCGGTCCGGGTGCGGACGGCGGAGCTGCGGCTGGCGTAG
- a CDS encoding TetR family transcriptional regulator: protein MTALEEPRREQLLNAADRVVTREGPGASMNAIAAEAGITKPILYRHFGDRGGLFQALTERHTSGLLAAVRSALAEPLERRERVEHVLDTYLAGIEARPQVYRLLTHPEAGDPDGVGNALAPALRQIAEEITRAVTAQVDLGPDAPLLAEAWGRGITGMVLAAGDWWLESKPCPRARMVQALADLLWGRLAAAAPLPAAPLPSGTAPTAPTAPAPPAATVTAPAPAPAETR from the coding sequence ATGACCGCCCTGGAGGAACCGCGCAGGGAGCAGTTGCTCAACGCCGCCGACCGGGTGGTCACTCGGGAGGGCCCGGGCGCGAGCATGAACGCGATCGCCGCCGAGGCCGGCATCACCAAGCCGATCCTCTACCGGCACTTCGGCGATCGCGGCGGCCTCTTCCAAGCCCTGACGGAGCGTCACACCTCCGGCCTGCTGGCGGCGGTGCGCTCCGCGCTGGCCGAACCGCTGGAGCGCCGCGAGCGGGTGGAGCACGTCCTGGACACCTACCTGGCCGGGATCGAGGCCCGCCCGCAGGTCTACCGGCTGCTCACCCACCCGGAGGCGGGCGACCCCGACGGGGTGGGCAACGCGCTGGCGCCCGCGCTGCGGCAGATCGCCGAGGAGATCACCCGGGCGGTCACCGCCCAGGTCGACCTCGGCCCGGACGCTCCGCTGCTCGCCGAGGCCTGGGGGCGGGGCATCACCGGCATGGTGCTGGCCGCCGGGGACTGGTGGCTGGAGAGCAAGCCCTGCCCGCGGGCCCGGATGGTGCAGGCGCTGGCCGATCTGCTCTGGGGCCGGTTGGCCGCCGCCGCCCCACTGCCCGCCGCGCCGCTGCCGTCCGGCACCGCCCCCACCGCCCCCACCGCCCCGGCACCCCCTGCTGCCACCGTCACCGCTCCCGCGCCCGCGCCCGCCGAAACGCGGTAA
- a CDS encoding glycoside hydrolase family 5 protein has protein sequence MRVRRTAAALLLTAAALLTAVPPAQARPARPAADFPTGTTVAPDGRTLFTDQAGRVVEPRGFNVDKYDETTAADLRAIAARGFTLIRVAVSWDRLEPAHGHYDDAELAKLQRLLDWADQDGLLAVIDFHQDVYGPAFGGGDRGIPPWATRDDGLPFVPDPDDWFAGYFQPAVQAAFRHLYDDPDLRRWQAEFYTRLAGELRGHRSLLGYDLFNEPFGPVNGDPSDPAVLAAASAQLEQGRLAAMYQRLIGAIRSVDQRSWLFVEPTVLVGEGVPTQLPGFTDPRPGAPRLGYAPHFYDTAVEDGADWDPADGFIEAYTAAITAYPRAHRLPVLVGEWGPPNSRTPGNTELVRRQIQAMTGFASGWTMWYWCQGEGGYCALGTDGQPAPGDGPAFGPYALALAGHPSGESWAADSYTAAFRADGGWTELAAPPTARITVTGTDRVTIDRSTPGRPRVRVPRGAEVSLTVAVPAQAQARAQVSN, from the coding sequence GTGCGCGTCCGACGTACCGCCGCCGCCCTGCTGTTGACCGCTGCCGCGCTGCTCACCGCCGTACCCCCGGCACAGGCCCGACCCGCCCGTCCGGCCGCCGACTTCCCCACCGGTACCACCGTGGCCCCCGACGGCCGCACGCTCTTCACCGACCAGGCGGGCCGGGTGGTCGAGCCCCGCGGCTTCAACGTCGACAAGTACGACGAGACCACCGCGGCCGACCTGCGCGCGATCGCCGCCCGCGGCTTCACGCTGATCCGGGTGGCCGTCTCCTGGGACCGTCTGGAGCCCGCCCACGGCCACTACGACGACGCCGAACTCGCCAAGCTGCAAAGGCTGCTGGACTGGGCCGACCAGGACGGCCTGCTCGCCGTGATCGACTTCCACCAGGACGTCTACGGCCCGGCCTTCGGCGGCGGCGACCGGGGCATCCCGCCCTGGGCCACCCGGGACGACGGGCTGCCCTTCGTCCCCGACCCGGACGACTGGTTCGCCGGCTACTTCCAACCCGCCGTGCAGGCCGCCTTCCGCCACCTCTACGACGACCCGGACCTGCGCCGCTGGCAGGCCGAGTTCTACACCCGCCTGGCGGGTGAACTGCGCGGCCACCGCTCGCTGCTGGGCTACGACCTGTTCAACGAGCCGTTCGGACCGGTGAACGGCGACCCGAGCGACCCGGCGGTGCTGGCGGCCGCCTCGGCGCAGCTCGAACAGGGGCGCCTCGCGGCCATGTACCAGCGGCTGATCGGCGCGATCCGCTCGGTGGACCAGCGCAGTTGGCTCTTCGTCGAGCCGACCGTGCTGGTCGGCGAGGGCGTCCCCACCCAGCTGCCCGGCTTCACCGACCCGCGCCCGGGCGCGCCCCGGCTCGGCTACGCGCCGCACTTCTACGACACCGCCGTGGAGGACGGCGCCGACTGGGACCCGGCCGACGGCTTCATCGAGGCCTACACCGCCGCGATCACCGCCTACCCGCGGGCCCACCGGCTGCCGGTGCTGGTCGGCGAGTGGGGGCCGCCGAACTCGCGCACCCCGGGCAACACCGAGCTGGTGCGCCGTCAGATCCAGGCGATGACGGGCTTCGCGAGTGGCTGGACCATGTGGTACTGGTGCCAGGGCGAGGGCGGCTACTGCGCGCTGGGGACGGACGGGCAGCCCGCCCCCGGCGACGGCCCCGCCTTCGGCCCGTACGCGCTCGCGCTGGCCGGGCACCCGAGCGGCGAGAGCTGGGCTGCCGACTCCTACACGGCGGCCTTCCGGGCGGACGGCGGCTGGACCGAGCTGGCCGCGCCACCGACCGCGCGGATCACCGTGACCGGGACGGACCGGGTCACCATCGACCGCAGCACACCCGGACGGCCACGGGTGCGGGTGCCGCGCGGCGCGGAGGTGAGCCTGACGGTCGCGGTGCCGGCGCAGGCGCAGGCGCGGGCGCAAGTGTCGAACTGA
- a CDS encoding LuxR C-terminal-related transcriptional regulator, producing MAEQWTARFGGLGLAADQELLYLHLLTGPGLSAAGVGAAVGIGTERALAALGALAELGLVERPVADGALWRTAAPDVALEELLLRRELELRRTRGRITELLRTYRRTSTGPEGELVEVISGRQSIADLWRSLQLGARGQLRILDKPPYIRRSDPDLELASLARGVRMQVVYESLVLRDPGRLAEIHLFTEAGEQARVLPELPLKLALVDDRWALLPVSSGTEEQSVLLVRPSSLLDALTGLFELYWSRAMRMPPPDSTETPRDRHHQLLTLLAAGLTDESIARQMGVSTRTVQRWVRELMDRFGARTRFQAGIQAARADLL from the coding sequence GTGGCGGAGCAGTGGACGGCGCGGTTCGGCGGTCTCGGACTGGCCGCCGACCAGGAGCTGCTCTACCTGCACCTGCTCACCGGTCCCGGGCTGAGCGCCGCCGGGGTCGGCGCCGCGGTCGGGATCGGCACCGAGCGGGCCCTGGCCGCGCTCGGCGCGCTGGCCGAACTCGGTCTGGTGGAGCGTCCGGTGGCGGACGGCGCGCTCTGGCGCACGGCGGCGCCCGACGTGGCGCTGGAGGAGCTGCTGCTCCGCCGCGAGTTGGAGCTGCGTCGCACCCGGGGCCGGATCACCGAGTTGCTGCGCACCTACCGGCGCACCAGCACGGGCCCCGAGGGCGAGCTGGTCGAGGTGATCAGTGGGCGGCAGTCGATCGCCGACCTGTGGCGCAGCCTCCAGCTGGGCGCGCGCGGCCAGTTGCGGATACTCGACAAACCGCCCTACATCCGGCGCTCCGACCCCGACCTCGAACTCGCCTCGCTGGCCAGGGGGGTGCGGATGCAGGTGGTCTACGAGAGCCTGGTGCTGCGCGACCCTGGCCGGCTGGCCGAGATCCACCTCTTCACCGAGGCCGGTGAGCAGGCCCGGGTGCTGCCCGAACTCCCGCTCAAACTGGCTCTGGTGGACGACCGTTGGGCGCTGCTGCCGGTCAGCTCGGGCACCGAGGAGCAGAGCGTGCTGCTGGTACGACCCTCCTCCCTGCTGGACGCGCTGACCGGGCTCTTCGAGCTCTACTGGTCGCGGGCGATGCGGATGCCGCCGCCGGACTCCACCGAGACTCCGCGCGACCGGCACCACCAACTGCTCACCCTGCTGGCGGCCGGGTTGACGGACGAGAGCATCGCGCGGCAGATGGGCGTCTCGACCCGCACCGTGCAGCGCTGGGTGCGTGAGCTGATGGACCGCTTCGGCGCCCGCACCCGGTTCCAGGCCGGCATCCAGGCGGCCCGCGCCGACCTGCTCTAG
- a CDS encoding enoyl-CoA hydratase/isomerase family protein translates to MTDQTLTTGRGELPSPAPGLRAFHDGADGLAVLLLDRPERRNAVTLAMWRALPELLAGLAARPGVRALLVTGAAGTFSAGADIAELAEVYGDPARADAYHADNVAAEQALAAFPHPTLAVVHGSCVGGGCQLALACDLRFGAADARLGITPAKLGVVYPAVPTARLAALVGPARAKYLLFSGELVDAARAERFGLLDEVHPAPLLDARAVEFARLLARRSPQTIGAAKAALAAPDPAAARAALAPWERRSRQAPDVREGLAAFLERREPAF, encoded by the coding sequence ATGACCGACCAGACCCTCACCACCGGCCGCGGCGAACTCCCCTCCCCCGCCCCGGGGCTGCGCGCCTTCCACGACGGGGCCGACGGCCTGGCCGTCCTGCTCCTGGACCGTCCCGAGCGCCGCAACGCCGTGACGCTGGCGATGTGGCGGGCGCTGCCGGAGCTGCTGGCCGGGTTGGCGGCTCGGCCCGGGGTGCGGGCGCTGCTGGTCACCGGCGCCGCGGGCACCTTCAGTGCCGGGGCCGACATCGCCGAACTCGCCGAGGTGTACGGCGACCCGGCCCGGGCGGATGCCTACCACGCGGACAACGTCGCGGCGGAGCAGGCGCTGGCCGCCTTCCCGCACCCGACGCTGGCCGTGGTGCACGGCTCCTGCGTGGGCGGCGGCTGCCAGCTGGCGCTCGCCTGCGACCTGCGCTTCGGCGCCGCCGACGCACGGCTGGGGATCACCCCGGCCAAGCTCGGCGTGGTCTACCCGGCGGTGCCCACGGCGCGGTTGGCCGCGCTGGTCGGGCCGGCCCGGGCCAAGTACCTGCTCTTCTCCGGGGAGTTGGTGGACGCTGCGCGGGCCGAGCGGTTCGGTCTGCTGGACGAGGTGCACCCGGCGCCGCTGCTGGACGCGCGTGCCGTGGAGTTCGCCCGGCTGCTGGCCCGGCGCTCGCCGCAGACCATCGGCGCCGCCAAGGCGGCCCTGGCCGCCCCCGACCCCGCCGCCGCGCGGGCCGCCCTCGCGCCCTGGGAGCGCCGCTCCCGCCAGGCGCCCGACGTCCGCGAGGGGTTGGCGGCGTTCCTGGAGCGGCGTGAGCCGGCTTTCTAG
- a CDS encoding single-stranded DNA-binding protein has product MNETLVTMIGNVASAVSYGQTAAGVPTANFRLAATERRYDRARSEWVDGDTNWVTVTVWRGLATNVVSSLGKGDPVLVCGRLRIREWEEEGRRRNAVEIDARSVGHDLGRGTSAFRWAVRGRSEVVPAQPVGGTAGEAVPEWITAAIREYRATQAERAERAAQGARSGEADGAGGDANAGVGVGVAVSAEPCANGRAVAGELAVVAGSTESSGAREVRGADGEEGEEGEEGASGSPAGRAARASRATQGAASSRPPRAGRGAGRAPEGQGRRLGSEGGVVAV; this is encoded by the coding sequence GTGAACGAGACTCTGGTGACGATGATCGGAAATGTCGCCTCGGCGGTTAGCTACGGACAGACCGCTGCGGGAGTGCCGACGGCCAACTTCCGGCTCGCGGCGACCGAGCGGCGCTACGACCGGGCGCGCAGCGAGTGGGTCGACGGTGACACCAACTGGGTCACGGTGACGGTGTGGCGCGGGCTGGCCACGAATGTGGTGAGTTCGCTCGGCAAGGGTGATCCGGTGCTGGTCTGCGGGCGGTTGCGGATCAGGGAGTGGGAGGAGGAGGGCAGGCGTCGCAACGCGGTGGAGATCGACGCCCGCTCGGTGGGGCACGATCTCGGCCGTGGCACCTCAGCGTTTCGGTGGGCGGTGCGCGGTCGCTCCGAGGTGGTGCCGGCGCAGCCGGTGGGCGGGACCGCGGGCGAGGCGGTGCCGGAGTGGATCACGGCGGCGATCCGTGAATACCGGGCCACGCAGGCGGAGCGGGCAGAGCGGGCGGCGCAGGGGGCACGGTCGGGTGAAGCGGATGGGGCCGGTGGCGATGCCAACGCGGGCGTAGGGGTGGGTGTCGCGGTGAGCGCCGAGCCGTGTGCGAACGGCCGTGCTGTTGCGGGTGAGTTGGCGGTGGTCGCAGGGTCCACCGAGTCTTCTGGGGCGCGTGAGGTGCGTGGCGCCGACGGCGAAGAGGGCGAAGAGGGCGAAGAGGGTGCCTCCGGTTCCCCGGCGGGGCGTGCTGCGCGGGCGTCTCGAGCCACGCAGGGTGCGGCGTCGTCGCGGCCGCCGAGGGCGGGGCGCGGGGCCGGCCGGGCGCCGGAGGGGCAGGGGCGTCGGCTCGGGTCGGAGGGTGGGGTGGTCGCTGTCTGA
- a CDS encoding G1 family glutamic endopeptidase, producing MTSLRLRKPARAGLAALLALSGAAFAAPAAQAAAPHVFAPHHAQAARGFSGDSNWGGYVAQGSGLKSISGSWTMPTVQCNTTNDLFAPWIGIDGYGSQTVEQTGVQADCSSGRAVYSAWYEMYPASPVYWSNPVSAGDTFNASVVSTTKGSYTITLTDVTKGWTKTTKQTLRSAQNVSAEAVIESPTQSYPSFNQLNFANLTVNGQVFDNYDPQAIDSGQYTETQLQNGAFSIIPG from the coding sequence ATGACCAGTCTCCGCCTCCGCAAGCCCGCTCGGGCCGGCCTCGCCGCGCTGCTCGCCCTCTCCGGTGCCGCCTTCGCCGCCCCCGCCGCCCAGGCCGCCGCCCCGCACGTCTTCGCCCCGCACCACGCCCAGGCCGCTCGCGGCTTCTCCGGCGACAGCAACTGGGGCGGCTACGTCGCCCAGGGCAGCGGCCTCAAGAGCATCTCCGGCTCGTGGACCATGCCGACCGTTCAGTGCAACACCACGAACGACCTGTTCGCCCCGTGGATCGGCATCGACGGCTACGGCTCGCAGACCGTCGAGCAGACCGGCGTCCAGGCGGACTGCTCCAGCGGCCGCGCGGTCTACTCCGCCTGGTACGAGATGTACCCGGCCTCCCCGGTCTACTGGAGCAACCCGGTCAGCGCCGGCGACACCTTCAACGCCAGCGTGGTGAGCACCACCAAGGGCAGCTACACGATCACCCTGACCGACGTGACCAAGGGCTGGACCAAGACCACCAAGCAGACCCTGCGCAGCGCGCAGAACGTCAGCGCCGAGGCGGTCATCGAGTCGCCGACCCAGAGCTACCCGTCCTTCAACCAGCTGAACTTCGCCAATCTCACGGTGAACGGCCAGGTCTTCGACAACTACGACCCGCAGGCCATCGACAGCGGCCAGTACACCGAGACCCAGCTGCAGAACGGCGCCTTCTCCATCATCCCGGGCTGA
- a CDS encoding acyl-CoA dehydrogenase family protein: MNTFSLALGEDQLAVRDWLHGFAADVIRPAAAEWDEREETPWPIIQEAAKIGIYSPDFYAQQYFDPSGVGIPVAMEELFWGDAGIGLAIVGTTLAAVALLANGTDEQIGTWAPQMFGTPDDVKVAAFCSSEPDAGSDVSALRTRAVHDQATDEWVLNGTKTWATNGGIAAVHVVVATVEPELGARGQASFVVPPGTRGLSQGQKFKKHGIRASHTAEVVLDGVRVPGNCLLGGKEKLDERLARAREGVRKSGRNAAMATFEASRPAVGAQAIGIARAAYEVALDYAKTRVQFGRPIIDNQGVAFTLADMRTRIDAARLLVWRASWMAANQQPFTAAEGSMSKLYAGETAKWVTGQAMQLLGGNGFTREYPVERMHRDSAIYTIFEGTSEIQRLVIARAISGMPIR, encoded by the coding sequence ATGAACACCTTCTCGCTGGCGCTCGGCGAGGACCAGCTCGCCGTCCGCGACTGGCTGCACGGCTTCGCCGCGGACGTGATCCGCCCGGCCGCCGCCGAGTGGGACGAGCGCGAGGAGACCCCCTGGCCGATCATCCAGGAGGCCGCCAAGATCGGTATCTACTCGCCGGACTTCTACGCCCAGCAGTACTTCGACCCCTCCGGCGTCGGCATCCCGGTCGCGATGGAGGAGCTGTTCTGGGGCGACGCGGGCATCGGCCTGGCCATCGTCGGCACCACGCTGGCCGCCGTCGCCCTGCTGGCCAACGGCACCGACGAGCAGATCGGCACCTGGGCCCCGCAGATGTTCGGCACCCCCGATGACGTCAAGGTGGCGGCCTTCTGCTCCTCCGAGCCCGACGCCGGCTCCGACGTCTCGGCGCTGCGCACCCGGGCCGTCCACGACCAGGCCACGGACGAGTGGGTGCTGAACGGCACCAAGACCTGGGCCACCAACGGCGGCATAGCGGCCGTGCACGTGGTCGTCGCCACCGTCGAGCCGGAGCTCGGCGCCCGGGGGCAGGCGTCCTTCGTGGTGCCGCCGGGCACCCGGGGTCTCTCCCAGGGGCAGAAGTTCAAGAAGCACGGCATCCGCGCCTCGCACACCGCCGAGGTGGTGCTGGACGGCGTGCGGGTCCCCGGGAACTGCCTGCTGGGCGGAAAGGAGAAGCTCGACGAGCGGCTGGCCCGCGCCCGTGAAGGGGTCCGCAAGTCGGGTCGCAACGCCGCGATGGCCACCTTCGAGGCCTCCCGTCCGGCGGTCGGCGCGCAGGCGATCGGCATCGCCAGGGCCGCCTACGAGGTGGCGCTCGACTACGCCAAGACCCGGGTGCAGTTCGGCCGTCCGATCATCGACAACCAGGGCGTGGCCTTCACCCTGGCCGACATGCGCACCCGGATCGACGCGGCGCGGCTGCTGGTCTGGCGGGCCTCCTGGATGGCCGCCAACCAGCAGCCGTTCACCGCGGCCGAGGGGTCGATGTCCAAGCTCTACGCGGGCGAGACCGCCAAGTGGGTCACCGGGCAGGCGATGCAGCTGCTCGGCGGCAACGGCTTCACCCGGGAGTACCCGGTGGAGCGGATGCACCGCGACAGCGCGATCTACACCATCTTCGAGGGCACCAGCGAGATCCAGCGGCTGGTCATCGCGCGGGCCATCTCCGGGATGCCGATCCGCTGA
- a CDS encoding DUF4193 domain-containing protein yields the protein MATDYDAPRNTNDESNDESIEELKSRRDDKTGSAVDLDAEAVEGIELPGADLSGEELTVRVVPLQQDEFTCMTCFLVHHRTQLAGEDKKGQPICRDCASTA from the coding sequence ATGGCAACTGACTACGACGCACCGCGCAATACCAATGACGAGTCGAACGACGAGAGCATCGAGGAGCTGAAGAGCCGCCGCGACGACAAGACGGGCTCCGCGGTCGACCTCGACGCCGAGGCTGTCGAGGGCATCGAGCTCCCCGGCGCCGACCTGTCGGGCGAGGAACTCACCGTGCGGGTCGTCCCGCTCCAGCAGGACGAGTTCACCTGCATGACCTGCTTCCTGGTCCACCACCGCACGCAGCTCGCCGGCGAGGACAAGAAGGGGCAGCCCATCTGCCGCGACTGCGCCTCGACGGCCTGA
- a CDS encoding NUDIX hydrolase: MDQELLPRDAWLASLPRSYTAAGTLLTDEAGRVLVLKPNYRPGWQFAGGTIDAGEDALQCARRELLEETGLDREIGRLLVVGWIHPSEQLNHPSVHFMFDAGTVPVDTAIVLQESELEEYRWVAPEQAYELLGEARAPRLRAALAARADGVVRIVAGTVSGI, encoded by the coding sequence GTGGACCAGGAGCTGCTACCCCGGGACGCCTGGCTCGCCTCGCTGCCGCGGTCCTACACCGCGGCCGGCACCCTGCTGACCGACGAGGCGGGGCGGGTGCTGGTCCTCAAGCCCAACTACCGGCCCGGTTGGCAGTTCGCCGGCGGCACCATCGACGCGGGCGAGGACGCCCTGCAGTGCGCCCGGCGCGAGCTGCTGGAGGAGACCGGCCTGGACCGGGAGATCGGCCGGCTGCTGGTGGTGGGCTGGATCCACCCCTCCGAGCAACTGAACCATCCTTCGGTGCACTTCATGTTCGACGCGGGCACCGTGCCGGTGGACACCGCGATCGTGCTGCAGGAGAGCGAGTTGGAGGAGTACCGGTGGGTGGCGCCGGAGCAGGCCTACGAGCTGCTCGGGGAGGCCCGCGCACCGCGGCTGCGCGCGGCACTGGCGGCGCGGGCCGATGGCGTGGTCCGGATCGTGGCGGGCACCGTCTCGGGGATCTGA
- a CDS encoding ABATE domain-containing protein: MTETVTPTRAPLPPAPGADEHVALDFANSDLVLPAGPLDLLDTPSACTRWLVEHDLAPADAVLYEFCAGRLRELRAHLRALLASRTTGTPAPPESLCAVNTALTTAPSAALLHWDSTQGLHRAPVHPADRVAEHAMAVIAADAAELLTGPDAERLASCGGSPCTRYLVRTHAARHWCSTRCGDRVRAARAYARRQQAKERQPVTGG; the protein is encoded by the coding sequence ATGACGGAGACTGTGACCCCCACCCGCGCCCCGCTGCCTCCCGCGCCGGGCGCGGACGAGCACGTCGCGCTCGACTTCGCCAACAGCGACCTGGTACTGCCCGCCGGGCCGCTCGACCTGCTCGACACCCCCTCCGCATGCACGCGCTGGCTGGTCGAGCACGACCTCGCGCCGGCCGACGCCGTCCTCTACGAGTTCTGCGCCGGCCGACTGCGCGAGCTGCGCGCCCACCTGCGGGCGCTGCTCGCCTCCCGCACCACCGGCACCCCGGCCCCACCGGAGTCCCTGTGCGCCGTGAACACCGCGCTCACCACCGCGCCCTCGGCCGCCCTGCTGCACTGGGACTCCACCCAGGGCCTGCACCGCGCCCCCGTCCACCCCGCCGACCGGGTCGCCGAGCACGCGATGGCCGTCATCGCCGCCGACGCCGCCGAACTCCTCACCGGCCCCGACGCCGAACGCCTCGCCTCCTGCGGCGGCAGCCCGTGCACCCGCTACCTCGTCCGCACCCACGCCGCCCGCCACTGGTGCTCCACCCGCTGCGGCGACCGGGTCCGCGCCGCCCGTGCCTACGCGCGGCGCCAGCAGGCGAAGGAGCGGCAACCGGTGACAGGGGGCTGA
- a CDS encoding MBL fold metallo-hydrolase: protein MANDLTPEQTPIRVFGGPTALIEFGGLRFLTDPTFDVPGDYQRDGATILTKTAPAAISPAELGPVDAVLLSHDEHPDNLDRSGRALLADVPLVLTTTGGADRLGGTAQGLAPWASVELTRPDGGTVTVTAAPALHGPDGCEPVTGQVIGFLLTAADLPTVYISGDNASLELVKEIAERFGPIDTAVLFAGGARTPLFDGALLTLDSAQAAEAAAVLDARRVVPAHFDSWAHFTEGREALLAAFAAAGLAGRLQLS, encoded by the coding sequence ATGGCGAACGACCTGACCCCCGAGCAGACCCCCATCCGCGTCTTCGGCGGCCCGACCGCCCTCATCGAGTTCGGCGGCCTGCGCTTCCTCACCGACCCCACCTTCGACGTGCCTGGCGACTATCAGCGCGATGGCGCCACCATCCTGACCAAGACCGCCCCCGCCGCGATCTCCCCCGCCGAGCTCGGCCCGGTCGACGCGGTCCTGCTCTCGCACGACGAGCACCCCGACAACCTGGACAGGTCGGGCCGCGCGCTGCTCGCCGACGTCCCGCTCGTGCTCACCACCACTGGCGGCGCCGACCGCCTCGGCGGCACCGCGCAAGGGCTCGCCCCGTGGGCGTCCGTCGAGCTGACCCGGCCGGACGGCGGCACCGTGACCGTCACCGCCGCCCCGGCCCTGCACGGGCCCGACGGCTGCGAGCCGGTGACCGGCCAGGTGATCGGCTTCCTGCTGACCGCCGCCGACCTGCCGACCGTCTACATCAGCGGCGACAACGCGTCACTCGAACTGGTCAAGGAGATCGCCGAACGCTTCGGCCCGATCGACACCGCCGTCCTCTTCGCCGGTGGCGCCCGAACCCCCCTCTTCGACGGCGCGCTGCTCACCCTGGACAGCGCCCAGGCCGCCGAAGCCGCCGCCGTCCTCGACGCCCGCCGGGTGGTGCCCGCCCACTTCGACAGCTGGGCCCACTTCACCGAGGGCCGCGAGGCCCTGCTGGCCGCCTTCGCCGCGGCCGGGCTCGCTGGGCGGCTGCAGCTGAGCTGA